A single region of the Nicotiana sylvestris chromosome 6, ASM39365v2, whole genome shotgun sequence genome encodes:
- the LOC104216488 gene encoding telomere repeat-binding protein 5 codes for MVLQKRLDYGFNGYQVPPIPRATRSARRRGIIRRKADGDGTCPFDLLATVAGKLLGEGESSPDSTCSPRGKEQNAIVKDEKIKEKSYAEGCYERGFFISELVSQAPVVNRSLSELPHAQNDTISGPASVTMSSDCSEKLPFAKQFVNGETREEEHGVFSSCILDTESDKQIKIELSNNAKVSTTKGAAISSSEFPDVWDKKPSTLLVTSDDSVKLSLSPYPAPCRAFPVIRNDVKLDNRDDDENFGCTQPSTPNKASGSAPRVRDRPIKKLLASKYWEENLKSDNEGHANTGGKTMHAYHNRNSAHQRSQRDFPFKKRKLFKCGSFSNSDGEMSTDGICSSPTSDLHGNASGYSKASSGGGAAAGTSVFNGGRASFKPSDSCVKFRIKSFRVPDLFVEIPENATVGSLKRTVMEAVTAILGGGLRIGVVFQGKKVRDDNKTLLQTGISHDYKLDALGFSLEPNPIQASPPLGPDCRSCVLPCDTPQPLTRCLSPAITGIQQGRSDDHTGTCLNNFVESDRDSAPSPHYTALEKISANSRALIPVTAVNAEALAVVPLRKPKRSEATQRRIRRPFSVAEVEALVQAVEKLGTGRWRDVKLRAFDNAKHRTYVDLKDKWKTLVHTARISPQQRRGEPVPQELLDRVLTAHAYWSQQQAKQQMKQPSETYLLL; via the exons ATGGTGTTGCAGAAGAGGTTGGACTATGGATTCAATGGCTATCAGGTGCCTCCTATACCTCGAGCTACCAGATCGGCAAGG AGAAGGGGCATTATTAGGAGGAAAGCTGATGGCGATGGAACATGTCCCTTTGACTTGTTAGCTACTGTAGCTGGCAAGTTATTGGGGGAGGGAGAGAGCTCGCCTGATTCTACGTGTTCTCCTAGAGGGAAGGAGCAAAATGCAATTGTGAAAGATgagaagataaaagaaaaatcttATGCTGAAGGTTGTTATGAGCGGGGGTTCTTCATTTCTGAGCTTGTCTCACAAGCTCCAGTTGTAAATCGTTCTTTAAGTGAACTGCCACATGCTCAAAATGATACCATCTCTGGACCTGCATCTGTCACTATGAGTTCTGATTGCTCAGAGAAGCTCCCCTTTGCTAAACAATTTGTCAATGGTGAAACAAGGGAGGAGGAACATGGAGTCTTTTCAAGTTGTATATTAGACACAGAAAGTGATAAACAGATTAAAATTGAGCTGTCAAATAATGCTAAAGTTTCTACAACTAAGGGGGCTGCAATTTCCAGTTCAGAGTTCCCTGATGTTTGGGATAAGAAACCTTCAACACTACTTGTTACTTCAGATGATAGTGTAAAATTATCTTTGTCTCCGTATCCTGCTCCTTGTAGGGCCTTTCCGGTGATCCGGAATGATGTAAAGTTAGATAATAGAGATGATGATGAAAACTTTGGGTGCACTCAACCAAGCACCCCAAATAAGGCATCTGGGTCAGCACCACGTGTACGAGATCGCCCAATTAAGAAGTTACTAGCTTCCAAATATTGGGAAGAAAATCTAAAATCTGACAATGAGGGGCATGCCAATACTG GTGGGAAAACAATGCATGCTTACCACAACAGAAACAGTGCCCACCAAAGGTCTCAGAGGGATTTTCCTTTCAAGAAAAGAAAGCTCTTCAAATGTGGCTCCTTCTCTAATTCTGATGGAGAGATGAGTACCGATGGAATTTGTAGTTCTCCAACCAGTGACTTACATGGAAATGCTTCCGGTTATAGTAAAGCATCTTCGGGAG GCGGTGCAGCAGCTGGGACGTCAGTCTTCAATGGAGGTCGTGCATCCTTCAAGCCTAGTGATTCCTGTG TTAAATTTAGAATCAAATCCTTCAGGGTTCCTGATCTTTTTGTCGAGATTCCAGAAAATGCAACTGTTGGTTCTTTAAAG AGGACCGTAATGGAAGCAGTGACTGCTATACTTGGCGGTGGACTACGTATCGGTGTGGTTTTTCAGGGTAAGAAGGTTAGAGATGATAACAAAACCTTATTGCAGACTGGAATTTCTCATGATTACAAGCTTGATGCTCTGGGCTTTTCACTGGAGCCCAATCCCATTCAAGCTTCTCCACCTCTTGGTCCAGATTGTCGTTCTTGTGTCCTTCCTTGTGATACACCTCAACCACTAACAAG GTGCCTATCTCCTGCTATTACTGGCATTCAGCAGGGGAGATCTGATGATCATACAGGAACATGTTTGAATAATTTTGTTGAAAGTGATCGTGATTCTGCTCCATCTCCTCATTACACGGCATTGGAGAAAATTTCTGCAAATTCAAGAGCATTGATTCCAGTTACTGCGGTAAATGCAGAAGCCCTGGCCGTAGTTCCATTACGGAAGCCCAAGCGATCTGAGGCCACACAGCGTCGAATCCGTAGACCTTTTTCTGTTGCGGAAGTGGAAGCACTTGTTCAAGCTGTTGAGAAGCTTGGAACAGGAAG ATGGCGTGATGTGAAACTGCGAGCTTTTGATAATGCCAAACATAGAACTTATGTCGATTTGAAG